The proteins below come from a single Papaver somniferum cultivar HN1 chromosome 11, ASM357369v1, whole genome shotgun sequence genomic window:
- the LOC113325254 gene encoding uncharacterized protein LOC113325254: MLHNQLSGVRKGNLSILVYLHNVKSLGDSLAAIGERVSETFLTMYVLNGLGRAYDNFVISANNRETPFTFAELKPRLMNHEQWLLDKEQDMSINFDSQHPSAFYSRNGNNFGGGNKNKPKFNPNNFVNSQFQSGSSSNSNSQGGYNGGYSGGVPKMGGPSNSGGRRTQIDFSKVECQICRKFGHFANRCYYRYASDKKQNNNHSAYIASEEDGFHYMDPSANIATMDQAFSSMTMQNPTMSDPS; the protein is encoded by the coding sequence ATGCTTCACAATCAATTGAGTGGTGTTAGAAAAGGAAATTTGTCAATTCTTGTTTACTTGCACAATGTTAAATCCCTGGGTGATTCTCTAGCGGCTATTGGTGAAAGAGTGAGTGAAACTTTTCTTACAATGTATGTTCTTAATGGTCTGGGAAGAGCATATGATAATTTTGTCATCTCCGCGAATAATAGAGAAACACCTTTCACCTTTGCTGAACTCAAACCTCGTCTAATGAATCATGAGCAGTGGTTACTTGATAAAGAACAAGATATGtctatcaattttgattcacaacATCCTTCAGCTTTTTACAGTCGAAATGGTAATAACTTTGGTGGTGgtaataaaaataaaccaaaattcaATCCCAATAACTTTGTGAATAGTCAATTTCAATCTGGTTCCTCTTCAAATTCTAATTCACAAGGTGGTTACAATGGTGGCTATTCTGGTGGAGTTCCAAAAATGGGCGGTCCTTCAAATTCTGGTGGTAGAAGAACACAGATTGATTTTTCCAAAGTTGAGTGTCAAATATGCAGAAAATTTGGTCACTTTGCAAATAGGTGCTATTATAGATATGCTTCAGATAAGAAGCAAAATAACAATCACTCTGCATATATTGCTTCAGAAGAAGATGGTTTTCATTATATGGATCCTTCTGCAAATATAGCTACTATGGATCAAGCTTTTTCTAGTATGACAATGCAAAATCCTACAATGAGTGATCCTTCTTGA